ATTGTTCTAAGGATAGGCTCTACCCTCTTGAAAACCTCATACTTACCCCCAACCATTATCGTGAGCGTCCCCTCCCTAGCACCCTTCTCACCACCTGTCACAGGTGCGTCGAGGAACTCAACGCCATATCTCGAGAGCCTCTCGGCAAAGCTCCTAGCATAGTCCGGCGAGTTTGTCCCCATATCTATAAATACCATGCCAGGCCTAGCACCCTTAACAACACCATCCTCGCCAAAGAGTATCTGCTCCACATCCGGACCATCTGTAACCATAGCTATAACCACATCGGATCTCTCAGCAACCTCCCTAGGACTACTAGCTATATATACCCCGAGGGATTTCAGAGGCTCGGCCTTAGATCTAGTCCTATTATAAGCGGTGAGAGGATAGCCAGCCCTAGCTATATGCATAGCCATAGGCAACCCCATAATCCCAAGACCTATGAAACCAACCCTCTCCATACTACCGTTTCTCCCTAGGTATCATTCCATTCATTCTATATAAATTCATGGTCATGCCTAGGGAGTTCCACCTAGCCCACAGGGATCTCGGTATCCCTATGGGCTCATGGGTGGCTTTTTAGCCAAACGGCACACGGCTCCCATCTAGGTCTAGCCCACCTGGGCTTGGAGCAGAGCTCCCATCACCCAGGCAGGCTCTGAGATAGAGGTTCCACACTGATGCAACATCTCGGTGCCACTTCTCCCCACCAACGCTGCATACCCCTACTCTGGATCCATTTTCATATACTATCTCAGCATTGTGGATCGGGCATTGCCTTGAGGTGTTCCTCGGATCCTCATAGA
This region of Sulfolobales archaeon genomic DNA includes:
- a CDS encoding NAD(P)-dependent oxidoreductase; this translates as MERVGFIGLGIMGLPMAMHIARAGYPLTAYNRTRSKAEPLKSLGVYIASSPREVAERSDVVIAMVTDGPDVEQILFGEDGVVKGARPGMVFIDMGTNSPDYARSFAERLSRYGVEFLDAPVTGGEKGAREGTLTIMVGGKYEVFKRVEPILRTMGKTIVYVGDVGSGQLMKLLNQIVVAVNMVALVEAMALARKAGIDEEKLFQVLSSGAANSFTVQYYMPKIMKNDLEPGFRASHLKKDLRYALEQASRLSTPLPATALALQLYNALEAMGLGEKGTHALIKLYEKISGIEKQ
- a CDS encoding zinc ribbon domain-containing protein, translated to MFARDVEAYNPRGLLPLGKKPAEKMISRIRDKQLRHRIFQTSFKGVQRAIEEKAREYGVPIIYEDPRNTSRQCPIHNAEIVYENGSRVGVCSVGGEKWHRDVASVWNLYLRACLGDGSSAPSPGGLDLDGSRVPFG